One genomic segment of Rhizobium viscosum includes these proteins:
- a CDS encoding TIGR00282 family metallophosphoesterase codes for MRLLFLGDMVGKTGRTAVWDRLPGLVSDLKLDFVIVNGENAAGGFGITEDIFLETINAGADVVTTGNHVWDQKDAVAFAGRHDQFLRPANYPQGTPGRGSGLFYARNGARVLVANIMGRVFMHPELDDPFKAAETILAACPLKEQADAIIFDFHAEATSEKQCFGHFVDGRASFVVGTHTHVPTADAQILNGGTAYMSDAGMCGDYDSSLGMDKEEPLNRFISKMPKGRMEAATGPATICGVGVEISDATGLAEKIAPLRLGPRLAETIPEFWR; via the coding sequence ATGCGACTGCTATTTCTGGGTGACATGGTCGGCAAGACGGGACGCACGGCGGTCTGGGATCGTCTACCCGGCCTGGTGTCCGACCTGAAGCTGGACTTCGTCATCGTCAATGGCGAAAACGCTGCCGGCGGCTTCGGCATCACCGAAGACATCTTTTTGGAAACGATCAATGCCGGCGCCGACGTGGTGACGACAGGCAATCACGTCTGGGACCAGAAAGACGCTGTCGCCTTCGCGGGCCGCCATGACCAGTTTCTGCGTCCGGCAAACTACCCGCAGGGCACGCCTGGTCGCGGCTCCGGTCTCTTCTATGCGCGCAACGGCGCGCGCGTGCTTGTCGCCAACATCATGGGCCGCGTCTTCATGCATCCCGAGCTCGACGATCCCTTCAAGGCGGCAGAAACGATCCTTGCCGCCTGTCCGCTGAAGGAACAGGCCGATGCCATCATCTTCGATTTTCATGCGGAAGCGACGAGCGAAAAGCAGTGCTTCGGCCATTTCGTCGACGGTCGCGCCAGCTTCGTCGTCGGCACTCACACCCATGTCCCGACCGCCGACGCACAGATCCTGAATGGCGGCACCGCCTATATGTCGGATGCCGGCATGTGCGGCGATTACGATTCCTCGCTCGGCATGGACAAGGAAGAACCATTGAACCGCTTCATCTCCAAGATGCCGAAGGGCCGCATGGAAGCCGCCACCGGTCCCGCCACCATCTGCGGCGTCGGCGTGGAAATTTCGGATGCGACGGGTCTGGCCGAAAAGATCGCCCCGCTGCGCCTTGGTCCGCGGCTTGCCGAAACGATCCCGGAGTTCTGGCGCTAG
- a CDS encoding 5-formyltetrahydrofolate cyclo-ligase: protein MTPKELKAQLRAERLAARDAIPTDLRAAKSLDMAAHAGDTIAFAPDTIISGFLPIRSEADLQPLMARWRGRGARLCVPAIIDKQTIVFRELVHGVALIGTGFGTVGPGEDAAILDPEIMLVPLSAFDPRGHRIGYGAGHYDRAIDRLRQKGLSPKLIGIAFDCQEVAEVPAEPHDISLDAILTESGLRHFTSRIG, encoded by the coding sequence ATGACACCCAAGGAATTGAAGGCTCAATTGCGCGCCGAGCGTCTGGCGGCCCGCGACGCGATCCCGACGGATCTGCGCGCAGCCAAAAGCCTCGACATGGCAGCCCATGCCGGCGATACGATTGCTTTTGCACCCGACACCATCATCTCAGGTTTTCTGCCGATCCGTTCGGAAGCCGATCTGCAGCCGCTGATGGCGCGGTGGCGCGGCCGCGGCGCCCGCCTCTGCGTGCCCGCAATCATCGACAAGCAAACCATCGTCTTCCGGGAACTCGTCCACGGCGTGGCACTCATCGGCACCGGCTTCGGCACGGTCGGCCCAGGCGAAGATGCTGCTATCCTCGACCCGGAAATCATGCTCGTGCCGCTGTCGGCCTTCGATCCCCGCGGCCACCGCATCGGCTACGGTGCCGGCCATTATGACCGTGCAATCGACCGTCTTAGGCAAAAAGGCCTCTCCCCGAAGCTGATCGGCATTGCATTTGACTGCCAGGAAGTGGCAGAGGTACCCGCTGAGCCGCATGACATAAGCCTGGATGCCATCCTGACGGAAAGCGGCCTGCGCCATTTTACCTCACGGATTGGATAG
- a CDS encoding MarR family winged helix-turn-helix transcriptional regulator — translation MSSSNDAPATLILRSVLLLGRRLRAARSESPHSLSTIAILGTLHRLGPMPAWRLALEERLQPQSVTRIIAALERDGLISRMRSEADRREIELSITPHGRNILSEDIGARRAWLEKAMDEHLTSQERKALIDASEIMLKLAYAHPEDEAQSGEE, via the coding sequence ATGTCCAGTAGCAACGACGCCCCTGCGACGCTCATCCTGCGTTCGGTCCTACTCCTCGGCCGCCGCCTGCGCGCTGCGCGGTCCGAAAGTCCGCACAGCCTGTCGACCATCGCGATCCTCGGCACTCTTCATCGCTTGGGTCCTATGCCCGCCTGGCGTCTTGCGCTCGAGGAGCGCCTGCAACCGCAATCGGTAACCCGCATCATCGCCGCTCTCGAGCGCGACGGACTGATCAGCCGCATGCGGAGCGAAGCCGACCGCCGCGAGATCGAACTGTCGATCACCCCTCACGGCCGCAACATACTGTCGGAGGATATAGGCGCTCGCCGCGCCTGGCTGGAAAAAGCGATGGACGAACACCTGACTTCGCAAGAACGCAAGGCGTTGATCGACGCATCGGAGATCATGCTGAAGCTTGCCTATGCCCATCCCGAGGACGAGGCGCAATCAGGCGAGGAATAG
- a CDS encoding FUSC family protein — translation MEKTLNHVTGAFRWSTEKDVTAIEIAVSALAVAVPALLAARGHHTGLGLIGGMAMSGTVAHGRLTTQAASAGAALLVLLLAAGLACVLGRLGGAWQIGLLLIAGLAGVVGGFDRVVVAAAMRFVFYLVMVGGIVSTTTADPLLIFAIVIGGALFAVVLHMVVAVVVAHIRGHAPEQVEDERKPTIRQKFNRLRRSLAEPAGWQYPVRLVSCLGAVSLIHLFFPDHDVHWAALALVLLIERRPERLPLKTTQRVIGVIFGVCCAGLLSFLTLPSWADVLVIGMLGGARPFLRVRNYLAYSIVMTPLMMMAMGTADHALPTSALLDRLFATVFAACLVLLVNQATIHFLPQTAAPKA, via the coding sequence ATGGAAAAAACACTCAATCACGTTACCGGAGCCTTTCGCTGGTCGACTGAGAAGGACGTGACGGCGATCGAAATCGCCGTTTCGGCGCTCGCCGTGGCCGTTCCGGCTCTGCTTGCGGCGAGAGGCCATCATACAGGGCTCGGCCTGATCGGTGGCATGGCGATGAGCGGGACGGTAGCGCATGGCAGACTGACGACGCAAGCTGCGAGCGCAGGGGCTGCATTGCTGGTATTGTTGCTTGCGGCCGGGCTTGCCTGTGTACTCGGGCGGCTGGGCGGTGCGTGGCAGATCGGCCTGTTGCTGATCGCGGGGCTTGCCGGCGTCGTCGGCGGCTTCGATCGCGTTGTTGTCGCCGCCGCCATGCGCTTCGTCTTCTATCTCGTCATGGTCGGCGGCATCGTTTCTACCACCACGGCAGATCCGTTGCTCATTTTTGCGATTGTCATCGGCGGCGCGCTTTTTGCTGTTGTTCTCCATATGGTGGTGGCTGTGGTCGTCGCGCATATCCGCGGTCATGCGCCGGAGCAGGTTGAAGATGAACGCAAACCAACCATCAGGCAGAAATTCAATAGGCTGCGGCGCTCCCTGGCGGAACCGGCGGGTTGGCAATATCCCGTCCGGCTGGTTTCCTGCCTGGGCGCAGTTTCGCTCATCCACCTGTTCTTTCCCGATCATGACGTTCACTGGGCGGCGCTGGCGCTGGTGCTGCTGATCGAGCGGCGGCCGGAGCGTTTGCCGCTGAAGACGACGCAAAGAGTGATCGGCGTCATCTTCGGTGTCTGCTGTGCGGGATTGCTGTCGTTTCTAACCTTGCCAAGTTGGGCCGATGTGCTTGTCATCGGCATGCTCGGCGGGGCCAGGCCCTTCCTCCGGGTCAGGAATTATCTCGCTTATTCGATCGTGATGACGCCGCTGATGATGATGGCGATGGGAACCGCCGATCATGCCCTGCCAACGTCAGCACTGCTGGATAGGCTATTTGCAACTGTCTTCGCCGCCTGCCTTGTGCTGCTCGTCAACCAGGCAACGATCCATTTTCTGCCGCAGACGGCAGCGCCTAAGGCTTAG
- a CDS encoding NAD-dependent epimerase/dehydratase family protein has product MKVLVSGGTGLVGRYIVEELLSAGYQVIVGGRRAPLPRSFSRPVDFVPLSLDPDEDDIGAFDDAYFFVHAAFSHIEGKYRGGEGDDPKAFHRLNLDGTVKLFEEAKRAGTRRCIFMSSRAAYGKHPAGTELFETMPATPETLYGQVKLDAERALAHLSGPGFAGASLRATGIYGDRSPNKWDRLIEDYLSGQPVSSRAGTEVHGRDLGRAVRLMLETESARISGEVFNISDIAVDTRDILSPIRHHVDCPFPLPEAADKAELCDMNTGKIRALGWKPGGMPLFEQTMRQLAEKQTVSRPSSTQV; this is encoded by the coding sequence ATGAAAGTACTGGTATCAGGCGGAACGGGCCTCGTCGGACGTTATATCGTCGAAGAGCTGCTTTCTGCCGGATATCAGGTGATTGTCGGCGGACGGCGTGCGCCGCTCCCCCGGTCCTTCTCCCGTCCGGTCGATTTCGTCCCGCTTTCGCTCGATCCGGACGAGGACGATATCGGCGCCTTCGATGATGCCTATTTCTTCGTGCACGCCGCCTTCAGTCACATCGAAGGAAAATATCGCGGCGGCGAAGGCGATGACCCGAAGGCATTTCACCGCCTGAACCTCGACGGCACCGTAAAACTCTTCGAGGAGGCAAAGCGTGCAGGCACCCGCCGTTGCATCTTCATGTCCAGCCGCGCCGCCTACGGCAAGCATCCAGCGGGCACCGAGCTTTTCGAAACCATGCCCGCCACGCCGGAAACCCTCTACGGACAGGTCAAGCTCGATGCGGAACGGGCGCTCGCTCATCTTTCCGGCCCGGGCTTTGCGGGCGCAAGCCTGCGGGCGACAGGCATCTACGGTGACCGTTCTCCAAACAAATGGGATCGACTGATCGAAGACTACCTGAGCGGCCAGCCTGTTTCCTCACGCGCCGGAACCGAGGTGCATGGACGCGATCTCGGCCGCGCCGTGCGGCTGATGCTGGAAACAGAAAGTGCGCGAATCTCCGGCGAAGTCTTCAACATCTCGGATATCGCCGTCGATACCAGGGATATTCTTTCGCCGATCCGGCATCACGTCGACTGTCCCTTCCCGCTGCCCGAAGCAGCGGACAAGGCAGAGCTTTGCGATATGAACACGGGTAAGATCCGCGCGCTCGGCTGGAAGCCCGGCGGCATGCCCCTTTTCGAGCAGACGATGCGGCAATTGGCCGAGAAACAAACCGTTTCGCGACCCAGTTCCACGCAAGTCTGA
- a CDS encoding glycosyltransferase — MTPARHFAYVTLVTNADYAMGATALANSLRRTGTDAAIVILHTGGVDAATLAPLGALGCRLIEVEHLPLSDAFNERHTRGNLHSAAPFTKGRKPAFHSPLDNFCKLRLWQLVEYERCVFIDADAIVLKNVDKLFAYPEFSAAPNVYERLADFRRMNSGVFVARPSQETFRKMLAVLDQPDIFWRRTDQTFLETFFPDWHGLPIYLNMLQYVWFTMPALWDWKSISILHYQYEKPWEKDHPKAARLQPLIDLWHCFHTDSHVPEIASLANPDEAA, encoded by the coding sequence ATGACCCCCGCCCGGCACTTCGCCTACGTCACTCTCGTCACCAACGCCGACTACGCCATGGGCGCGACGGCACTGGCCAACTCGCTGCGTCGCACCGGTACGGACGCCGCCATCGTCATCCTGCATACCGGCGGTGTTGACGCGGCCACGCTCGCCCCACTGGGCGCCCTCGGCTGCCGGCTGATCGAAGTCGAGCATCTGCCTTTGTCTGATGCTTTCAACGAGCGGCATACGCGCGGCAATCTCCACTCCGCTGCACCTTTCACCAAAGGCCGCAAACCGGCCTTTCACTCGCCGCTCGACAATTTCTGCAAGCTCCGCCTCTGGCAGCTTGTCGAATATGAGCGCTGCGTTTTCATCGATGCCGATGCGATCGTCTTGAAGAACGTCGACAAGCTCTTCGCCTACCCGGAATTCTCCGCGGCGCCGAATGTCTATGAACGCCTTGCCGACTTCCGCCGCATGAACTCCGGGGTCTTCGTCGCCCGCCCTTCGCAAGAGACCTTCCGGAAGATGCTTGCGGTTCTGGATCAGCCTGACATCTTCTGGCGGCGCACGGATCAGACCTTCCTCGAGACGTTCTTCCCCGATTGGCACGGCCTGCCGATCTATCTCAACATGCTGCAATATGTCTGGTTCACCATGCCGGCCCTATGGGATTGGAAGAGCATTTCCATCCTGCACTATCAATATGAAAAACCTTGGGAAAAAGATCATCCCAAGGCCGCGAGACTACAACCTTTGATCGATTTGTGGCATTGTTTCCATACTGACAGCCACGTGCCGGAGATTGCATCTCTGGCCAATCCGGATGAAGCGGCATGA
- a CDS encoding NAD-dependent epimerase/dehydratase family protein, whose product MKIAVMGGDGFIGWPTSLHLSDAGHDIHILDNLSRRWIDTELGVQSLTPMDSIQERTRIWHAETGRRIHFNLIDLARDYELLKKWLAENRPDAIIHFAEQRAAPYSMKSDRHKNYTVNNNVSATHNLLNALVELQLDAHLVHLGTMGVYGYSTVGAAIPEGYLPVGIETMDGETASQEILYPSNPGSIYHMTKCLDQLLFQFYAKNDSLRITDLHQGIVWGTHTEQTRRHPQLINRFDYDGDYGTVLNRFLIQAAIGYPLTVHGTGGQTRAFIHIQDSVRCIELALKNPPARGSRVEIFNQMTETHRVRDLAEMIAKMAGSEVVWLPNPRKEAAENDLVVRNDKFLSLGLDPITLKAGLLDEIVEVARKFAYRVDRSRVPAVSAWTRDIAATINHDPEGKRLKSVS is encoded by the coding sequence ATGAAGATTGCAGTGATGGGCGGAGACGGGTTCATCGGTTGGCCAACCTCGCTGCATCTCTCCGATGCCGGGCATGACATCCACATCCTCGACAATCTCTCCCGCCGCTGGATCGATACCGAGCTCGGCGTCCAGTCGCTGACGCCGATGGACTCCATTCAGGAGCGCACTCGTATCTGGCATGCCGAAACCGGCCGGCGCATCCATTTCAATCTGATCGACCTCGCTCGGGACTACGAGCTCCTGAAGAAGTGGCTCGCGGAAAACCGGCCGGATGCGATCATCCATTTCGCCGAGCAGCGCGCCGCGCCCTATTCGATGAAGAGCGACCGGCACAAGAATTACACTGTAAACAACAACGTCAGCGCCACGCATAATCTCTTGAATGCGTTGGTCGAGCTGCAGCTCGATGCGCATCTGGTCCACCTCGGCACCATGGGCGTCTACGGCTATTCGACGGTCGGTGCCGCCATTCCGGAAGGTTATCTGCCTGTCGGCATCGAGACGATGGATGGCGAAACTGCCTCGCAGGAAATCCTCTATCCATCCAATCCCGGCTCGATCTACCACATGACCAAGTGCCTGGATCAGTTGCTCTTCCAGTTCTATGCCAAGAACGACAGCCTTAGGATCACTGATCTGCATCAGGGCATCGTGTGGGGCACGCATACTGAACAGACGCGCCGCCATCCGCAACTCATCAATCGCTTCGATTATGACGGCGACTACGGCACGGTGCTGAACCGCTTCCTCATTCAGGCTGCCATCGGCTATCCGCTGACCGTCCACGGCACCGGTGGCCAGACGCGCGCCTTCATCCATATCCAGGATTCCGTCCGCTGCATCGAACTGGCGCTCAAGAATCCCCCGGCCCGTGGTTCACGCGTCGAGATCTTCAACCAGATGACGGAAACCCATCGTGTGCGCGATCTTGCGGAGATGATCGCCAAGATGGCCGGTTCCGAAGTCGTCTGGCTGCCCAATCCGCGCAAGGAAGCTGCCGAAAACGATCTGGTCGTCAGGAACGACAAATTCCTCAGCCTCGGCCTCGATCCGATTACCCTGAAGGCCGGCCTGCTCGACGAAATCGTCGAAGTCGCCAGGAAATTCGCTTACCGTGTCGACCGCTCCCGCGTCCCGGCCGTCTCCGCCTGGACGAGGGATATCGCCGCGACGATCAATCACGACCCGGAAGGTAAGCGGCTGAAGTCCGTATCATGA
- the ybgC gene encoding tol-pal system-associated acyl-CoA thioesterase: MAEHGFSISGELTEVGHRLVQRVYYEDTDFSGLVYHARYLHFLERGRTDYLRCLGVEQRELVNADEEGLVFVVHRMEIDFKSPARMDDILTVITHTEKAGGAKMVLNQEIRRADTLLIAAKVIIAVINAKGRPRRLPEALARQMLIPET; the protein is encoded by the coding sequence ATGGCGGAACACGGTTTTTCTATTTCCGGCGAGCTCACCGAGGTGGGTCATCGACTCGTTCAGCGGGTCTATTATGAAGATACCGATTTCTCCGGTCTGGTCTATCACGCACGCTATCTGCATTTCCTCGAACGGGGCCGCACCGACTACCTGCGCTGTCTCGGTGTCGAGCAGCGAGAGCTCGTGAATGCGGACGAGGAAGGACTCGTTTTCGTCGTTCATCGCATGGAGATCGACTTTAAAAGCCCGGCCCGCATGGACGACATTTTGACCGTGATCACACACACCGAAAAGGCCGGTGGCGCGAAGATGGTGCTCAACCAGGAAATCCGCCGCGCCGATACTCTGCTGATCGCCGCGAAGGTGATCATCGCCGTGATCAATGCCAAGGGCAGGCCGCGCCGGCTGCCGGAGGCGCTCGCAAGGCAAATGCTCATTCCCGAGACCTGA
- the tolQ gene encoding protein TolQ: protein MEQVGLAAATTDVSLWSLFMQAGIVVKLVMLGLIAASVWTWAIVIDKYLAYGRARRQFDKFEQVFWSGQSLEELYRTLSERNNTGLAAIFVAAMREWKKSFERGARSPIGLQMRIDRAMDVTLARESEYLSARLGSLATIGSAGPFIGLFGTVVGIMTSFQAIAGSKSTNLAVVAPGIAEALLATAIGLVAAIPAVIAYNKFSADAGKLSGRMEGFADEFSAILSRQIDEKLQPRQAAQ from the coding sequence ATGGAACAAGTAGGATTGGCAGCAGCCACGACCGACGTCAGCCTCTGGTCGCTTTTCATGCAGGCCGGCATCGTCGTCAAGCTGGTCATGCTCGGCCTTATCGCCGCTTCGGTGTGGACCTGGGCTATCGTCATTGACAAATATCTGGCTTACGGCCGCGCCCGTCGCCAGTTCGACAAGTTCGAGCAGGTCTTCTGGTCGGGCCAGTCGCTGGAAGAACTCTACCGGACGCTTTCCGAGCGCAACAATACGGGCCTTGCGGCGATCTTCGTCGCGGCGATGCGCGAATGGAAGAAGTCCTTCGAGCGTGGTGCACGTTCGCCGATCGGTCTTCAAATGCGTATTGACCGCGCGATGGACGTGACGCTCGCCCGTGAATCCGAATATCTCTCGGCCCGTCTCGGCTCGCTTGCGACGATCGGTTCGGCCGGTCCGTTTATCGGTCTGTTCGGCACGGTCGTCGGTATCATGACCTCGTTCCAGGCAATCGCCGGTTCGAAGTCTACCAACCTTGCGGTTGTGGCGCCTGGTATCGCGGAAGCGCTGCTCGCAACCGCCATCGGTCTCGTCGCCGCTATCCCGGCGGTTATCGCCTACAACAAGTTCTCCGCCGATGCCGGCAAGCTCTCGGGTCGCATGGAAGGCTTTGCGGATGAATTCTCCGCCATCCTTTCGCGCCAGATCGACGAGAAGCTGCAGCCGCGCCAGGCCGCGCAGTAA
- the tolR gene encoding protein TolR, giving the protein MGMAVGGNSGGGGGRRRRGGRNKGVISEINVTPLVDVMLVLLIIFMVAAPMMTVGVPIDLPETQAKALNSETQPITISVKNNGEVYLQETPIPAEEIAAKLEAIATTGYNERIFVRGDATAPYGVIADVMARIQGAGFKNIGLVTQQKKDQ; this is encoded by the coding sequence ATGGGTATGGCTGTAGGCGGCAATAGTGGAGGAGGCGGCGGACGCCGCCGCCGCGGTGGCCGCAACAAGGGGGTTATCTCCGAAATCAACGTGACGCCGCTCGTCGACGTCATGCTCGTGCTGCTCATCATCTTCATGGTGGCGGCCCCGATGATGACGGTCGGTGTTCCGATCGATCTGCCGGAAACGCAGGCCAAGGCGCTGAATTCCGAGACGCAGCCGATCACGATCTCGGTCAAGAACAACGGCGAAGTCTATCTGCAGGAAACGCCGATCCCGGCTGAGGAAATTGCTGCAAAGCTCGAGGCGATCGCCACCACCGGTTACAACGAGCGCATCTTCGTGCGCGGCGATGCGACTGCGCCTTACGGCGTGATTGCTGACGTCATGGCCCGTATCCAGGGCGCGGGCTTCAAGAATATCGGCCTCGTGACGCAGCAGAAGAAGGACCAGTAA
- a CDS encoding cell envelope integrity protein TolA has protein sequence MLTDLSHGTKSLAATLVLGTILGCAFEASAQSAGAATSDASVEAMRRAITTHFNVPPDLLKGGKVLITVHLKLSRTGAIDGSPLVTVSGGDEAARNRLSAAALHAVLRASPFTMLPKDKYESWKEVVLRFEAGDPTP, from the coding sequence ATGCTGACGGACCTGTCCCACGGCACCAAGTCCTTAGCAGCCACCTTAGTACTCGGCACGATTCTGGGCTGCGCCTTTGAGGCATCGGCACAGTCAGCCGGGGCAGCGACGTCCGATGCGTCGGTGGAAGCGATGCGTCGAGCTATAACGACCCATTTCAATGTGCCTCCAGACTTGCTGAAGGGTGGCAAGGTTCTGATCACCGTTCACCTGAAGCTTAGCAGGACTGGTGCGATCGATGGTTCGCCGCTGGTGACAGTTTCGGGCGGCGATGAGGCTGCGCGAAATCGCCTGTCGGCTGCAGCTCTCCATGCGGTGTTGCGCGCATCGCCATTCACCATGCTTCCGAAAGACAAATACGAATCCTGGAAAGAAGTCGTCCTGCGCTTCGAAGCCGGCGATCCGACTCCATAG
- the tolB gene encoding Tol-Pal system beta propeller repeat protein TolB — translation MTKCSFFRAIMVAASLMTAAVFATPANALVTLDIRKGNVQPLPIAVTDFLQGDMGAQVSQVIAADLQRSGLFAPINKTAFIEKISNPDASPRFEDWKVINAQALVTGRVTQEADGRLRAEFRLWDPFAGQQMTGQQFYTQPENWRRVAHIIADAIYKQITGEEGYFDTRVVFVSESGPKQQRKRQLAIMDQDGFNVRMLTDGSDLVLTPRFSPNRQEVTYMSFANQQPRVYLLQLETGQREVVGNFPGMTFSPRFSPDGQKVIMSLQQEGNSNIYTMDLRSRTTTRLTSTAAIDTSPSYSPDGNRIAFESDRGGQSQIYVMNADGSGQTRISFGDGRYSTPVWSPRGDLIAFTKQSGGKFSIGVMKPDGSGERILTTGFHNEGPTWAPNGRVIMFFRQAAGAGGPQLYSIDLTGYNEQAIKTPAYGSDPAWSPLLE, via the coding sequence ATGACAAAGTGTTCCTTCTTCCGCGCCATCATGGTCGCAGCCAGTCTGATGACCGCTGCCGTCTTCGCGACGCCGGCCAACGCGCTGGTTACGCTCGACATCCGAAAAGGTAACGTTCAGCCGTTGCCGATCGCGGTGACGGATTTCCTTCAGGGCGATATGGGCGCGCAGGTTTCTCAGGTCATCGCAGCCGACCTCCAGAGATCCGGCCTGTTTGCGCCGATCAACAAGACGGCCTTCATCGAGAAGATTTCCAATCCTGACGCCTCGCCGCGCTTCGAGGATTGGAAGGTCATCAATGCACAAGCGCTGGTGACTGGCCGTGTGACCCAGGAGGCCGATGGGCGCCTTCGCGCGGAGTTCCGCCTTTGGGATCCGTTCGCCGGCCAGCAAATGACGGGCCAGCAGTTCTACACCCAGCCTGAGAACTGGCGGCGTGTTGCCCACATCATCGCTGACGCGATCTACAAGCAGATCACCGGCGAAGAAGGCTATTTCGACACCCGCGTCGTCTTCGTTTCCGAATCCGGTCCCAAGCAGCAGCGCAAGCGTCAGCTGGCGATCATGGATCAGGACGGCTTCAACGTGCGTATGCTGACGGATGGCAGCGACCTCGTTCTGACGCCGCGCTTCTCGCCGAACCGGCAGGAAGTGACCTACATGTCTTTCGCCAACCAGCAGCCGCGCGTTTATCTGCTGCAGCTCGAAACCGGACAGCGTGAAGTCGTCGGTAACTTCCCGGGCATGACCTTCTCGCCGCGCTTCTCTCCTGATGGCCAGAAGGTCATCATGAGCCTGCAGCAGGAGGGCAACTCGAACATCTATACGATGGACCTGCGTTCGCGCACGACGACCCGCCTGACCTCGACGGCGGCCATCGACACTTCGCCCTCCTATTCGCCAGACGGCAACCGCATCGCCTTCGAAAGCGACCGCGGCGGACAGTCGCAGATCTACGTCATGAATGCCGATGGTTCGGGCCAAACCCGTATCTCCTTCGGCGATGGCCGTTACTCCACGCCGGTCTGGTCGCCGCGCGGCGATCTGATTGCCTTCACCAAGCAGTCGGGCGGCAAGTTCTCGATTGGTGTCATGAAGCCGGATGGTTCGGGCGAGCGTATTTTGACGACCGGTTTCCACAATGAAGGCCCGACCTGGGCGCCGAATGGCCGTGTCATCATGTTCTTCCGTCAGGCGGCGGGTGCGGGCGGTCCGCAGCTCTATTCGATCGACCTGACGGGCTACAATGAACAGGCCATCAAGACGCCGGCCTATGGCTCGGACCCGGCCTGGTCGCCGCTTCTGGAGTAG
- the pal gene encoding peptidoglycan-associated lipoprotein Pal, with protein MSRIHTPAMSRMQNFARNPVMIALVAGLALAGCANKKNVPNSAGDLGLGAGAATPGSAQDFTVNVGDRIFFDTDSTSIRADAAQTLDRQAQWLGRYPNYQITVEGHADERGTREYNLALGARRAAAAKDYLASRGVPAQRMKTISYGKERPVAVCDDISCWSQNRRAVTVLGGAGM; from the coding sequence ATGAGCCGAATTCACACCCCGGCAATGAGCCGCATGCAGAATTTCGCCCGTAACCCCGTCATGATCGCGCTTGTCGCCGGCCTTGCTCTCGCAGGCTGCGCCAACAAGAAGAATGTGCCTAACAGCGCCGGCGATCTCGGCCTCGGTGCAGGTGCGGCAACGCCGGGCTCTGCCCAGGACTTCACGGTCAATGTCGGCGATCGCATCTTCTTTGATACCGACTCCACGTCGATCCGCGCCGATGCTGCCCAGACGCTCGACCGTCAGGCTCAGTGGCTCGGTCGTTACCCGAACTACCAGATCACGGTCGAAGGCCATGCCGACGAGCGTGGCACGCGCGAATACAACCTCGCTCTCGGTGCTCGCCGCGCCGCAGCCGCCAAGGATTATCTCGCTTCGCGTGGTGTTCCGGCCCAGCGCATGAAGACGATCTCCTACGGCAAGGAGCGTCCGGTTGCTGTCTGCGATGACATTTCGTGCTGGTCGCAGAACCGCCGTGCCGTCACCGTTCTCGGTGGCGCGGGCATGTAA